In the Euphorbia lathyris chromosome 5, ddEupLath1.1, whole genome shotgun sequence genome, one interval contains:
- the LOC136228740 gene encoding uncharacterized protein has product MAEYICLFSKDTLIIKPAKKSPILLRMVVLVFAMVCGVYICSVCLKQISTTSKIKIEDIQVIERPISVNQPEKLQIPIPHFPHPKTFSRAECAHNPVRYFAILSMQRSGSGWFETLLNSHINVSSNGEIFSVLDRRRNASSVIETLDRVYNLDWFTSASKNECSAAVGFKWMLNQGLMEHHEEIVQYFNSKGVSAIFLFRRNLLRRMVSVLANSYDRYAKLLNGTHKSHVHSTEEAETLSKYKPTINSTLLIDNIKEVEITAARALAYFNSTRHITLYYEDLVKNRTRLEDVEEFLGLPVMNLTSRQVKIHKGPLSDHIKNWEDVNKTLTGTAYESFLLADY; this is encoded by the exons ATGGCGGaatatatttgtttatttagtAAG GATACACTAATCATAAAGCCAGCAAAGAAATCCCCAATTTTGTTAAGGATGGTAGTGTTAGTCTTTGCCATGGTTTGTGGTGTTTATATCTGCTCAGTCTGTTTAAAGCAGATAAGCACTACCAGTAAGATCAAAATTGAAGATATTCAAGTCATTGAGAGACCAATTTCGGTTAATCAACCCGAAAAATTGCAGATTCCTATTCCACATTTTCCTCATCCTAAAACTTTTAGCAG GGCTGAATGTGCACATAATCCTGTGAGATACTTTGCAATACTATCAATGCAAAGATCCGGGAGTGGATGGTTTGAGACATTGTTAAATAGTCATATAAATGTTAGCTCGAACGGAGAAATATTTTCGGTGTTGGATAGGAGAAGAAATGCTTCATCTGTTATAGAGACTTTAGATAGAGTTTACAATTTGGACTGGTTCACTAGTGCTTCTAAGAATGAATGCTCTGCTGCTGTTGGCTTCAAGTGGATGCTTAATCAG GGATTAATGGAGCACCATGAAGAAATTGTACAATACTTCAATAGTAAGGGTGTATCTGCAATATTTCTATTCCGAAGAAACCTGCTGCGCCGGATGGTTTCAGTTCTCGCAAATTCCTATGATCGGTATGCTAAGCTATTGAACGGAACCCACAAATCTCATGTTCATTCGACAGAAGAG GCGGAAACACTTTCGAAATACAAGCCTACAATCAATTCGACGCTGTTGATAGATAATATCAAGGAAGTAGAAATAACAGCTGCCAGGGCTTTAGCATACTTTAATAGCACCCGGCATATAACTTTGTACTACGAGGATCTCGTCAAAAACCGCACT AGACTGGAGGATGTTGAAGAGTTTCTCGGGCTTCCAGTGATGAATCTAACAAGCCGTCAGGTAAAAATACATAAAGGTCCTTTATCGGACCACATAAAAAACTGGGAAGATGTGAACAAGACGTTAACCGGAACAGCATACGAGAGTTTCCTCCTGGCTGACTACTAA